GATGCTGTTCTTTACCGCCGGTGAGAAAGAAGTGCGAACCTGGCTGATTGCTCAAGGCGCGACTGCCGTCGAAGCCGCCGACAGCATCCACAGCGATTTGGCACGAGGCTTTATTCGTGCAGAAACGATGAGCTGCGACGATCTGTTCCGACTGGGCAGCGAACGTGAAGTCAAAGCAGAAAATCTCATGCGGCAAGAACCCAAAGATTATGTCCTACAGAATGGGGACATCATCAACGTTCGATTCAGTGTCTGACCCAATAATCAGCCTGTTCAACGAAAAATGCGTCTCTTACCCCACCCACCCCACCACAAACAGCAGCCCCAAAAGGGGTCAGCACCACCCACCATGAACAAACATGTCGGGATTTTTCCACCGAAACTCGACTTACCTCGCTCAAAACCAACGGTTAATCTGTGGCTCGTCCCGCTGGGAGCTCGTGTGCTAGCAGGTGAGCGGATCGTAGAAATACTCGCCGACGAACTCACCTTCGACGTCTCGGCTCCCACAGAGGGTCGGCTGGTGGAAAAGTGCATTGAGGAAGAGAGCGAGTATGAAGCCGGGGCATGCCTCGGGTTGATCCTTCGCGACGGCTTCTGAGGGGAGCTACCCTATCTGAGGAAACTGACGTATATTTGGTGGACAAGGAGTGGCCGATTCGCTTCTCCACGACGTCGCTGTCCGCATCGCGACGCTTTAAACACATTCGATTGCATCGATCAGGAGATTTTTTGAAATGAAAAGATCAACATTGGGTTGTGTGTTGGTGGCCATGATCGCCATCGTATCCTGGGGCTGCAACAAGTCGGGCAGCGGTGGGGCCGGTAGCAACACAACCACGACATCCACCACATCCGGCGATCACGACCATGGCGATCACGACCATGGTGATCACGACCATGGTGATCACGACCATGGTGATCACGACCATGGTGATCACGAGGACTCCACCACTTCGCTTGAGACATCCACCATTCTTTGTGGACACTGTGGCGAATCCAAAGGCTCGACGGGTTGCTGTGCTGGTAGCGAATCCTGTGCTGACTGCGGACTTTCCAAAGGCTCAACCTTGTGCTGTGCGAAGCTATCCGACGACTCAAAGGGCAAAGATATTTGCACGGACTGCGGCCACGTCGCAGAAGGCTCGCACAAGTGCGACAACCAATGCGACAAATGTTCGAAGTGCGGAATGCATGCTGGCTCACCAGCCTGCTGTAAGCTCAAAGCTTAGTTTCCACCCAGCATCATTTTAAGTTCACAAGAAGCCCCGATGATCAACTGTATCACGGGGCTTTTTCTTTGCCTGGATAACGTTAAAAATGAATTCGAAGCTCGCACCAGATGATGAGCCAAGAACAGGGCTTGTTAACTGAGTGCTATCAAAGCTCCTGTCGAGGAGCTGCCAACCACGGTCGAGTTGCTAAAACGAAATGAACCCATTGGACTGGATCGCCGACGAACTTCGACAATTGGACGCACAGCACCTACGTCGCCACCCAACAGTTCGGCGAGGGCCGCAAGCGAATCAAATCGAACTCGACGGCCGAAGCTACCTGAATTTTGGTTCGAACGACTATCTGGGGCTCGCTGCTGACCCCCTAATTCGAACCGCCGTCACCGAAACCGTTCAAGCGCAAGGTTGGGGCAGCGGTGGCAGCGCGTTGATCACCGGTCGATCACTGCAGCAACAACAGCTTGAACAGCAATTGGCTCAATTCGAATGCACAGAAGCCGCACTCGTTTTCCCGACCGGCTACGCAGCGAACCTCGGCACACTCACCAGCCTTGCCGGGCGTGGCGACCTGATTTTCAGCGACGCGTTAAACCACGCCAGCCTGATCGATGGCTGTCGCCTTTCCCGAGGCGAAGTCCGTGTCTATCCTCACGCTGACATCGACTATTTGCGATCGGAGCTCAAGGGTGTCAACGCAGAGAGACGAACTCTGATTGTGACAGACAGTTTATTCAGCATGGATGGCGACTTCGCACCTCTGGCACAGCTGATCGAGCTATGCGATGAGTTTCATGCCATCCTTGTCGTTGATGAGGCACACGCGACTGGCGTTTTGGGAAAACAGGGTCGAGGTGTCTGCGAACTCCTGGGCGTCGAAGATTCAGTCCCTGTCCGGATTGGAACCTTCAGCAAAGCAATCGGCTCTTTGGGAGGGTTCGTGGTTGGTTCGAAAAATCTGATTGAATGGCTCTTCAATCGAGCTCGCACACAGGTCTTTTCCACCGCCCTGCCCGCGTCCGCATGCCAGGCATCTGCCACCGCCTTACAAATCGTGCAGAACGAACCCCAACGCCGAGCACGCTTGCAACGGCACGCACACGAGCTCCGATCACACTTGCTTGCTGAAGGCTGGGATATCTCTGACAGCGAGAGTCACATCATCCCGATCGTCATTGGGTCGTCCGAGCAAACGCTGTCAGCTGCCAGACAGTTGCGTGATGGCGGTTTATTGGTCCCCGCAATTCGGCCACCAACGGTCCCCATCAATGCATCGCGATTGCGGATTAGCCTGACAAGCGATCACACAACAGAAAACCTTCAAACGCTCACCAAAGCACTCGCACCTGTCAAGTCAGCTCTGCGTGACTAGCTGCAACACGTTTTCAATCGCAGGTCGATCGGCGGGTCCGCGACCCACGTAGTGCAGCAGAATCAAACCTTGAGGGTCGATCAACACATCGCCACCCAACTGATAAATATCGTCCGTCGGTCGACGAATTCGACCCCCTCGAAGCATCAGCTTCAAATAGAGCCACCAGTTGTGAATCCCCATCACCTCTTTCGCCGTCCCGCGTCCCATGCCATAAGCCTGGTACAGCAATCGATCCGGGTCTAACAGCAGCGGCCAGGGAAAACCTGTCTCCTCGACGTAACCCTTCGCCCGCCAAGCCTGTTCAAAAGTAACCACCAACAGGTCGATCTGCCGTTCTCGAAGCTGGGCTTCCTGCTGCTGCAACTGCAACAGATGCGTTCGACAAGGCAATCACGATAGGTGGCGATGAAAAACCAACAACAAAAATCGGCCGCTGTAGTCCGAGAGACGATGCAGCCGATTGTTGGTGTCCTGCAACTGAAAAGGGAGGGCAGCTGCTCCGACAAGACGCTTCATGATCAGGGCTGCGGGTTGCCAGTTTCTGGGTTGCCAGTTTCTGGGTTGCCAGCGAGCGATTGGGGACCTTCCAGCAGCCTTCGAATGGTCGGATCAAGACCTTCCATCTTCAAGGCAGGCGCAGCTTTAAAAGGCGAATACAGTGGATCGCCAACCAACACCATCGTCCACGAGTTAAAAGTGTTGCAGCGAAAAAACGACTCGGCAAGCGTAAATTTCCCGCTGAGCAGCAGGGCGAAAAATTCATTGGGCCGCGGAAATGCGATAATATACGGTTCGTAAGCTGGACCAATCGTAGCGGTGACTCCCTCTTCCAACATGCGTTTACACCAGACCTGACTTTTCGCATCACGCAACGTCCTCGCTTCACTGCTTGCCATGTGATAGGCCACAGAGCCGGGCACCCATTCAAAGGCATCAACGTATTTAGCCAAAGAATACCAACCACAATACAGGGCAGCATCGGAGCAATCGCCAGGTTGAAATAAGGCCTGGCGTTTATCGAGCACCACTTCGAAATCCGTATGATCGCGAAACAACTTTTCAGTCAACAGTAAAGACCGATCGTAGTCTTTGTAGGATCCAGTTTGAACCTGCTCCTCAACCTCCGCCAAACCCCGTGCATCGAGATAAACTTTCCCTTGCAGCCCTGTCTTCTCAACCGCGATCGCCTCATCAATAATCTGACGAGTACGTAACAAGGTTGGAGCTTCGAGGCGTGAGACCATATAGGTGGGTCGGTAGCGACGAATTGGGGAACCGTCAAAGCGATAATGAAGATAGTTGGGTTGCCATTGAAGTCGTTGATAAGAAGGCCAAGCAACGAGCGACAATTCACTGTCAAAGCTCGCGTAAGTCTCGTTCTTCTTCAACTTCTTTTGCTCTTCATCGATCCATGCGATGGCTCCATAGATCCCATCGCTCATCTCGATCAGAGCCAATAATTGCGAATCGCGCTCAAAGCCAAGCGGCAATCCTTCCATCGCGACTCGGCCTTGACGAATCCCAACAACTCGCCCACGAAAAGTGTCAAATTGAGATCGCAACTCAGCATTCGCATTACCACCGAGGTTTAGCTGCCGCGAAAGACTCTGCGCCATCATATTCAGGCCGAGTGAGCGAACAAAAATTGTCTGTAATTCCTGTAAAGCGAGCTTTCTTTCAGGCCCGTCCTCGAGCTTCATCACATTTGCTTGAGCAGCGGCAAGACGTTTCTCGAGAGATGCTTTGATTTCCTCCAAGCTGGCATCAACTGCCAACCCATCAGCCGATTCACCGCTGCCGGCAAGTGTCGCGAGCGACGAGAGGTAATCGTTGATCCGATCTATCCGACTGGCACGCTCTTCGCTCAGATAACGAACCAACTGGGTGAGGCTACCCTCAGCTTGATCCTTCTTGATGCGCAACGGAACATCCCAAACCGTCACGAAGCAGCGAATTGTTCCATGCAATTTCGTCTGACCCAACCAAGTACGAATTTTCGGTCTGACCTTTTCTTGCCAGTCGCTGTAGCTCAAATCCTTCCCGGGCGGCACATCGATCTCAAGAATCTGTTGCTTTGGAACCTTGCGCTCCTTCGCGTAGTAAGACGCTACTGCGCGCGACTCACGACTGCCTTTGACTGCGATGATCGCCACCTCTTCAGGTGTCAAATCAGCGTACGCAGCAGACGCTAAACCAAGTGCGAACACGAGTCCGAAATAAGATGAATGAATGCGTTTCAACGTAACTCACCTCTTACCAAAGGGAGGGCCTTGATTAGTGCAGCACAGTGGCCATGATTTTATCATGGAAGCACGCGTTGGCGGCAGCGTACAAAAGGCCGATCTGTCGAAATTACGATGGCGACTACTGCAAGTTTAACGCTGAGGCAGATTAGGCAGCAAACACCACGGCTCGCTCACGATCAGACAGTCGGCCCAACACGGCACGCATTTTCGTCAAGCTGCTACCAGGAGCCGATTTTCGCTTAGCGAACCGGCCCACATCCACCGTCTTTCCAAAAAAAACGGCTTCCCCTCAGGCAAGCCGTTTCTTGTTGAATTTCTACTGCGCGAAGGATGCTAACGTTTCGAGAACTGGGTTCCCCGACGAGCACCACGCAAACCGTACTTCTTTCGCTCTTTCATTCGCGAGTCTCGTGTCAAGAAACCATTGTCTCGCATGGCAGGGAAGACCTCGGTGTCGTAGCTGACAAGAGCTCGAGCAATGCCCATGCGACAGGCACCAGCCTGTCCCGTCGTTCCACCGCCATGAACGCGAATGATAACGTCGACGTCGGAACGTTTGCCCGATTCTTCGAGTGGTTCTAACAGGGAGCGTTGATCCTGGAGAATCGGAAAATATTCCTCCAACGCTTTCTTATTCACAATGATTTTTCCGCTACCAGCACGAATTCGCACGCGTGCCACCGATGATTTGCGTCGGCCCGTACCGAGTGCGTCATTGGTCAATTTGTCTTTTCGGATGGTAACCATGCCTACTCCAGCTGAGGCCCTTAAGCGGACCCACAATGCGTTATCACTTACCGGCTAACTCTTTGAGTTCGGGTTGCTGAGCTTGATGAGGATGATCAGCCCCGACATAGATCTTCAACTTCGAGAGCATTTTCCGGCCCAGGCGATTCTTGGGAAGCATGCGACGAACCGCTTCCTCCAGGATTTTTTCTGGACTTCTCGCTCGCACTTCATCCGCCGTCTGCACTTTGAGACCCGGATAGCCCGTGTAGCGGGTATATGCTTTTTGTTCCCATTTTTTGCCTGAAAAGGTAATTTTTTCGACGTTAACGACAACGACGAAATCACCCGTATCGACATGGGGCGTGTAGGTCGGTCGATGCTTTCCCATCAGGATCACGGCGATCTCGCTCGCCAAGCGACCGACGATCTTGTCCTCGGCGTCGACCAACCACCACTTGGTGTCGACCTCACCTGACTTCGCCATGTATGTCTTCGTGGCCGCCACCCTGAATCCTCCGTTGTAGCCCGAGACAGTTCGCCCCGGCGAATTGGTTGGTATTTTGGGAAACCCGTAATCTAGTCGTTTGCCCCGATCAGATCAAGGGTGGCTGGGGCCTTCCAAGAGGTTTCCACCAGCCCCATCAGGCAAGCCGGCGTCAAAGTCAAACCAATCCGCCAACTCGGCTGATTTTCGAACTGGCAACCCAACTAAAGCCGCAAGAAATCATTCAAAGCTTCGGCAACTTCCAGCGGCTTGGTGGCGACGGAATAGCCAATCAGGATCGCGATTAACAGGCCGAAAAAGAGAAAACTGAAGCCGCGGGGGTTGATTCCCACCTTCATTCCCTTTAAACGAAGCCGCAATTCCTGCTCGACCAAACGCCATCCACCCAAATCTTGCTGGCCCCCCACCGAGGTCAACTGGATGTTCCGCATCGCCGGAAATGACTCGATGTTTAGATGCACGCCCCGATTGGGCAACATCAGGGTCTGACCGACCCAACAACGGTTATCGTCGAGTTTGGCCGCCACCCCTTCCAGAACGGGGTGTAACTGCTCGGCCGTCACGTTGTAAATGACGAGGCGAGGACGGGTCAACATGGCAGCGAAAGTGGCACAAAGCAGATAGAGGCAAATCAACGGCGGCCAAATCCAGGCCCGAAAAAAAACGGCCGCTGTCTCCGGCATGAACAGTTCCATTGGCCCAGCGATCACGAAGCCCGAGATCGCGATCGCCAAAGCCAGCACATCCCGCGTTCCGGTCGTGACAAACGGAGACTGCGACAGATTAAGCCAACCTATTAACAATAAGTAGACACCGAGTGGCCCCATCGCGATGCAAAGATGAAGAGGATCCATCGGCGATTTCTCAGTTGGATCGAACGAGGAAGAGCAAGCCGTACAAAAGCATGCCAGGATTCTAGATCCCATTCCGAGACCGGTCAACAAGCAGCCGCTCGCGGCCAACCCGCCTTTCCGCTCAATCCTTCGACGACTGCCCAACAACGACTGCAGCCCGCTTTGCTAGTAGGGTGTTTTCAACCAAGCGTAAATAGCGGTAGCTATCCCAAAAATCGAGCAAAGCAAAAACCATTAGTAAAGCAACAACAGACAGCATTCCAAGCCAATACCACCAGAACGATGATCTCGTGGGATCAAGCATCCACGGACTGCCGAGAAAGCAAATGCCGGCCAAGCCGATCAAGAAACTCGTAAACATTCGGCGACGAAATTGCCGACGCCCAAAACTGATTCTCCTTGGATCGAGGTCGGCGGATTTGACCTGACCCCATTTCCGCGAGTGAGTGAAGATCAGAAATGCGGAAAGGGAGACTAAGACCAAAGCGATTATTAATCCAGCATACATGAAACTACACCATCACAATTGCTTCAACCACTCGGAAACGACCCAACCCACTTTCGCGAGAGATAGGGCAGAACATTTATCGGGCGTATCCTCGGTTGTATGCCAAAATGAATCGCGACTTCCGGGCCGTCCGTAATCAAAATCAATGATGTCGCAAGCAGGTATTTTGGCGATATCATGCAACATGAGATGATCATCACGAATTTCGTAACCTCGACGAGGCACGAATTCCACAACTCCCAACTCGGCTGCCTTTTTCCAAATATCTTTGACCAGCGGACGAGAATCTCGCCAGCGCAGACTATGGCGTTCCTGATAGATCTGCAAATCGGTATCAGCCACCATATCCAGCAGCACGGCCGCCTTGTATCGATGCGCTGGTGGATTTGCGACGTAATCCTGCGAGAAGTAACGCGACCCCAAGAAATAAGGATCCCGATCGTCTTCATAGACCAATTCTTCACCATCAAACAAGACGAAGTCAACACCGTACTTCGAATTCAATTGGGGCATCAAATTCCCGAGTTCTGCCAGCAACGCGACCCCACTGGCACCGTCATTGGCGCCCACAAACAAGCCACGTCTTTTGCGAGGATCGGGATCTCGGTCGGGAAAAGGGCGTGTGTCGTAATGGGCGCAGAGCAAAATCCGCTCCTTTCGTTCTGGGTGCCAACGGACAATGAGATTTGCCATCGGCACCGCCGAACCATTGCGCGGATGTCGCACCGAGAACCGCTGGAATTCTACCTGCCCGCCTTGTTGCTGAAAATGATCTCGCAGCAACTCCTGCTGCTTCAGCATGCCGGGCGATCCACTCATCCTGGAACCCAGGCCACAAATCCGTTGGAGCATCTCGTAGCTCCGCTGGCCATCAAACGGAATATCCCCCAAAGTGAGCTTGGATTTCTGGGAGGCGGCACCTTCGGCCTCACCAGGCCGATTCGTAGGAATAACGACGATCGCGATTAAAATCGCCAAGCCAATCAAGACGGCTGACCCCAAGAACACCGTTTGGCCATCGGGCCTTTTCATGTTACACCTGAAAACTCATGGAATAGAACGAAAACTGGCTGTCGCGTGCAGCGTATTCTAGCGCGTTTCTAGCCGACGGCAAAGACAAAACGTTTACCTGCCGGCCTTTGCGACGATGCGTGGAGAAAAAACGAATGGCGACGATCCGATTCACAGATATCAAGGCTCCGGCTCCTGAAATGGTCCGGATCCAGGAACAATATGCCTCTTGGCTCAATCAAATCACCGAAAATCCGGCCAAGACGCTGTCATGCATACGAGAATGGGATGAGTTGCGCCGATCGCTGAGTAGCTGGCAGTCACTGGTCGATTTGCACTTTAACCAGGACACAACCAACGCCCAATTTCAAGAAGCACGTAAACAGTGCGATCAATTAAAGCCCAAGCTGACAGAGCTTGAGGTCGCGATGAAGCGCAAACTACTCGACAGTCCACACCGCAGCATGGTCGAGCAAGAATACGGGCAGCACGTAATCCAGCTCTGGGAAGTTGACATTCTCACGTACGATCCGGCAATCGAAGCGGACCTAATTCGAGAATCGGAACTGGAAGCCGACTACAACGAATTACTCGCCAGTGCCGAATTGAAATTTGCGGGAGAGACTCAAAACTTGTCTAGCATTTCTAAGTTCCTTGAGGATCTCGATCGACAAGTTCGTCACGATGCTGACGCGACTCGTTGGCAATGGTTCGACAACCATCGACAACAGCTCGATGACATCTTTGATCAACTGGTGCATTTACGACATGGCATGGCACAACAACTTGGCTTTGAAAACTACATCGAATTAGGCTACAAACGAATGACGCGCGTCGACTATGGCATGGAAGATGTCGAACGCTATCGAGAAGCCGTTCGGACAGAGGTCGTGCCATTGGCGGAACAACTCTTGGCCAAACAAGAGAAACGGCTGGGGCTCCCTGCCGGCGAACTTCGTCACTGGGACGAACCAATCTATGACCTCAAGGGGAATCCCAAACCCGACAGCGACTACGACAAGCTAATCCAAATGGCCCAAGCCATATTCGACGACATGGGATACGGCCTGGACGATTTTTTTCGCATGATGCAAGACGCTGATCTGATGGATCTGAAGATCCGTTCAGGAAAAGCCGGCGGCGGATTCTGCACTTCGTTTGACAGCTATGGCATTCCCTTCATCTTTGCAAACTTCAATGGAACCAAAGGCGATGTTGAGGTCTTCACTCACGAAATGGGGCACGCATTCCAAGCCTACATGAGTCGCGATCAACCACTCTACGATTACCTCTGGCCAACCTACGAGTCATGCGAAATCCATTCGATGGGGCTCGAATTCCTGACCTACCCCTACATGGAACGATTCTTCGGCGATGAAGCTCAACGATTCCGAACAATCCATCTGACGCAATCTTTGCTCTTTTTGCCGTACGGAGTGGCCGTTGATCATTTCCAACATCTGGTTTATGCCAACCCTGATGCGTCCGCCGATGAACGTTTCGGCTTTTGGCAGCAAATGGAAGAACGCTATTTACCCTGGCGAAAATACGGTGATCTACGTCATCCTGCCAATGGGGGCCGCTGGCAGCTGCAACGGCACATCTATCTGAGTCCCTTCTACTACATTGACTACACCCTGGCCCAAACTTGTGCTCTCCAATTTTGGTTGAAGGCTACCCATGATCGAGAAAACACCATGAACGAATTCGTCGCGCTCTGCCGTCGGGGAGGAGAAGCGGCATTTCAAGATTTAGCCCAATCGGCTCAACTCATCAGTCCGTTCGAAGAGGGCTGCCTCACAAAAGTCATTGAGCAGGCTCAACAGGCATTGCTGGCCGATTAGCTATCGGATTTCCCATCCGTCGACTTGGAATCGGCATCGATCACAAAAGAGTCAATTACCTGATCGCGGGACAAATCGTCGCCGCCGAACGGAGCCGCGCGAAAGGGTCCCGCGGCTCC
The sequence above is drawn from the Pirellulaceae bacterium genome and encodes:
- the bioF gene encoding 8-amino-7-oxononanoate synthase, with protein sequence MNPLDWIADELRQLDAQHLRRHPTVRRGPQANQIELDGRSYLNFGSNDYLGLAADPLIRTAVTETVQAQGWGSGGSALITGRSLQQQQLEQQLAQFECTEAALVFPTGYAANLGTLTSLAGRGDLIFSDALNHASLIDGCRLSRGEVRVYPHADIDYLRSELKGVNAERRTLIVTDSLFSMDGDFAPLAQLIELCDEFHAILVVDEAHATGVLGKQGRGVCELLGVEDSVPVRIGTFSKAIGSLGGFVVGSKNLIEWLFNRARTQVFSTALPASACQASATALQIVQNEPQRRARLQRHAHELRSHLLAEGWDISDSESHIIPIVIGSSEQTLSAARQLRDGGLLVPAIRPPTVPINASRLRISLTSDHTTENLQTLTKALAPVKSALRD
- a CDS encoding SelL-related redox protein — translated: MPCRTHLLQLQQQEAQLRERQIDLLVVTFEQAWRAKGYVEETGFPWPLLLDPDRLLYQAYGMGRGTAKEVMGIHNWWLYLKLMLRGGRIRRPTDDIYQLGGDVLIDPQGLILLHYVGRGPADRPAIENVLQLVTQS
- a CDS encoding TIGR03790 family protein encodes the protein MKRIHSSYFGLVFALGLASAAYADLTPEEVAIIAVKGSRESRAVASYYAKERKVPKQQILEIDVPPGKDLSYSDWQEKVRPKIRTWLGQTKLHGTIRCFVTVWDVPLRIKKDQAEGSLTQLVRYLSEERASRIDRINDYLSSLATLAGSGESADGLAVDASLEEIKASLEKRLAAAQANVMKLEDGPERKLALQELQTIFVRSLGLNMMAQSLSRQLNLGGNANAELRSQFDTFRGRVVGIRQGRVAMEGLPLGFERDSQLLALIEMSDGIYGAIAWIDEEQKKLKKNETYASFDSELSLVAWPSYQRLQWQPNYLHYRFDGSPIRRYRPTYMVSRLEAPTLLRTRQIIDEAIAVEKTGLQGKVYLDARGLAEVEEQVQTGSYKDYDRSLLLTEKLFRDHTDFEVVLDKRQALFQPGDCSDAALYCGWYSLAKYVDAFEWVPGSVAYHMASSEARTLRDAKSQVWCKRMLEEGVTATIGPAYEPYIIAFPRPNEFFALLLSGKFTLAESFFRCNTFNSWTMVLVGDPLYSPFKAAPALKMEGLDPTIRRLLEGPQSLAGNPETGNPETGNPQP
- the rpsI gene encoding 30S ribosomal protein S9, translated to MVTIRKDKLTNDALGTGRRKSSVARVRIRAGSGKIIVNKKALEEYFPILQDQRSLLEPLEESGKRSDVDVIIRVHGGGTTGQAGACRMGIARALVSYDTEVFPAMRDNGFLTRDSRMKERKKYGLRGARRGTQFSKR
- the rplM gene encoding 50S ribosomal protein L13, whose protein sequence is MAKSGEVDTKWWLVDAEDKIVGRLASEIAVILMGKHRPTYTPHVDTGDFVVVVNVEKITFSGKKWEQKAYTRYTGYPGLKVQTADEVRARSPEKILEEAVRRMLPKNRLGRKMLSKLKIYVGADHPHQAQQPELKELAGK
- a CDS encoding M28 family peptidase, whose product is MKRPDGQTVFLGSAVLIGLAILIAIVVIPTNRPGEAEGAASQKSKLTLGDIPFDGQRSYEMLQRICGLGSRMSGSPGMLKQQELLRDHFQQQGGQVEFQRFSVRHPRNGSAVPMANLIVRWHPERKERILLCAHYDTRPFPDRDPDPRKRRGLFVGANDGASGVALLAELGNLMPQLNSKYGVDFVLFDGEELVYEDDRDPYFLGSRYFSQDYVANPPAHRYKAAVLLDMVADTDLQIYQERHSLRWRDSRPLVKDIWKKAAELGVVEFVPRRGYEIRDDHLMLHDIAKIPACDIIDFDYGRPGSRDSFWHTTEDTPDKCSALSLAKVGWVVSEWLKQL
- a CDS encoding M3 family oligoendopeptidase; the encoded protein is MATIRFTDIKAPAPEMVRIQEQYASWLNQITENPAKTLSCIREWDELRRSLSSWQSLVDLHFNQDTTNAQFQEARKQCDQLKPKLTELEVAMKRKLLDSPHRSMVEQEYGQHVIQLWEVDILTYDPAIEADLIRESELEADYNELLASAELKFAGETQNLSSISKFLEDLDRQVRHDADATRWQWFDNHRQQLDDIFDQLVHLRHGMAQQLGFENYIELGYKRMTRVDYGMEDVERYREAVRTEVVPLAEQLLAKQEKRLGLPAGELRHWDEPIYDLKGNPKPDSDYDKLIQMAQAIFDDMGYGLDDFFRMMQDADLMDLKIRSGKAGGGFCTSFDSYGIPFIFANFNGTKGDVEVFTHEMGHAFQAYMSRDQPLYDYLWPTYESCEIHSMGLEFLTYPYMERFFGDEAQRFRTIHLTQSLLFLPYGVAVDHFQHLVYANPDASADERFGFWQQMEERYLPWRKYGDLRHPANGGRWQLQRHIYLSPFYYIDYTLAQTCALQFWLKATHDRENTMNEFVALCRRGGEAAFQDLAQSAQLISPFEEGCLTKVIEQAQQALLAD